In Molothrus aeneus isolate 106 chromosome 3, BPBGC_Maene_1.0, whole genome shotgun sequence, a single genomic region encodes these proteins:
- the LOC136554044 gene encoding b(0,+)-type amino acid transporter 1-like, with amino-acid sequence MRERKATDPLHSSTDLTEGKEKLRLKQEVGLISSVSLIAGTMIGSGIFMSPEWVLHHMGNPASSLLIWAACGLLATFGALSYAELGTIIKESGGEYIYILRIFGSFPAFLFAYTSVILVRPAGLAAVCLSFAEYAIAPFYPGCSSPQVAIKCTAAACILILTIINCLNVRLATSVMNIFTAAKLLALLVIVVGGLVLLAKGQTQSFQNGFQGTTAGIGAVGVAFYQGLWSYDGWNNLNYVTEELKKPEVTLPRALMIAIPLVTCLYLLVNVSYLAAMTPSELLSSGAVAVTWGDKVLGSWAWLISLSVALSTFGSSNGTFFSGGRVCYIAAREGHMPDILSMAHVRRLTPSPALLFTSAMSLIMIISGSFTSIVNFFSFMAWLFYGMTISGLLYLKIKKPELPRSYKVPIIIPIIVLMAAVYLVLAPIIDQPQIEILYIILFIFSGIIFYFPLVRFKYHPRFLQRVTLHLQLLLEVAPTTRDAN; translated from the exons ATGAGGGAAAGGAAGGCAACAGATCCACTCCATTCATCCACAGATCTGactgaagggaaggagaagttAAGACTGAAACAAGAGGTTGGCCTGATTAGCAGCGTGTCATTAATTGCAGGTACCATGATAGGCTCAGGGATCTTTATGTCCCCTGAGTGGGTACTACACCACATGGGGaaccctgccagcagcctgctgaTCTGGGCAGCATGTGGTCTCCTGGCCACGTTTGGAGCCTTGTCGTACGCTGAGCTTGGAACAATAATTAAAGAGTCTGGAGGagaatatatttacattttgaggatttttggttcctttcctgctttcctttttgCCTACACTTCTGTCATCCTGGTGAGACCAGCTGGTTTGGCAGCTGTCTGTCTGAGCTTTGCTGAGTACGCCATTGCGCCGTTCTACCCAGGATGCTCATCTCCGCAGGTTGCCATCAAATGTACAGCTGCCGCCTGCATCCTGATTTTAACTATCATCAACTGCCTCAACGTGAGGCTGGCAACATCTGTTATGAACATTTTTACAGCTGCCAAACTCTTGGCTTTGTTGGTGATCGTGGTGGGTGGGTTGGTGCTGCTTGCCAAGGGACAAACTCAGAGTTTTCAGAATGGTTTTCAAGGCACCACTGCAGGTATTGGGGCAGTTGGAGTGGCGTTTTACCAGGGGCTCTGGTCCTATGATGGATGGAACAACCTAAATTATGTAACTGAGGAACTGAAGAAGCCTGag GTGAcccttcccagagctctgaTGATTGCCATTCCTTTGGTTACATGCCTGTATTTGCTGGTAAACGTGAGCTACCTGGCAGCCATGActccctctgagctgctgtcttcaggagctgtggctgtcacCTGGGG GGACAAAGTCCTGGGCAGCTGGGCGTGGCTCATCTCCTTGTCGGTGGCCCTGTCTACGTTTGGTTCCTCGAATGGGACGTTCTTCAGCGGAGGCCGTGTATGCTACATTGCTGCCAGGGAGGGCCACATG ccAGACATCCTGTCCATGGCGCATGTGCGACGCCTCACACCCTCCCCTGCTCTACTGTTCACATCTGCCATGTCTTTAATAATGATAATATCAGGGAGCTTTACCAGCATTGTCAACTTCTTCAG tTTTATGGCATGGCTTTTCTATGGAATGACTATTTCTGGGctcctttatttaaaaatcaagaaaCCAGAACTGCCAAGATCTTACAAG GTCCCAATTATCATCCCCATAATTGTGCTGATGGCAGCTGTATACCTGGTGTTAGCTCCCATCATTGATCAACCCCAAATAGAGATCCTTTACATCATCCTGTTCATTTTCAGTGGcatcattttttatttcccactgGTTCGCTTCAAGTACCACCCTCGCTTCTTACAGAGAGTCACTTTGCACCTCCAGCTGTTGCTGGAAGTTGCTCCAACTACCAGGGATGCAAACTGA